The genomic window TTGTCTGACTTGCAGGTGCTTTAAAGCTAGTCGAAGCTTGAACTGCGCCATCAGGACGTTGAATGATGGTTTCTAATACCCGCCGTCTACCTGCATCAATCCCAAACAGACGCACATACTCGCCACTGTGGTCGGCTAGACAGGTTTCTAATGCTGCTACTGCTTCGCCTAATGTTCTGGCTTCAATGGGTTTGCAGCTAGTCCACGAACCTGTACGGAATCTTCTTTGGTCTACGTGTTCTGAGCCAATCTTATAACCTTGCTCTAATAAATAACGTAATTGGTCTATGGTTTCTGCACCCAGGCTATTGCTTGCCACTTCACTACTCCTTCCTATTTCTATGACATTAAGTTTATTACTTGTATAAGATTTAGCGTTCTTATCACGAATGGGTGCAATACACTTGTTATCCGCAGCACAAAGATAACCAGCTCGCAAGGCTTGGTTAATCCCAATCACATGATGGGCAAATTCCTGATCTTGATCTTGCACGTCTGACAAGCGATCGGCCTGCTGTTGGGTGGTGATGATCGATCCTGAAGGTACATATTTGCCAGGGGGAATTTCTACGTCTTGAATCAAAGCGTGCATCATCACAATGCAGCCTGCTCCTATCCTGGAATTGAATACCGTAGAGCGAAAACCAATAAATGAATTTTCCCCAACATAAGCAGGGCCGTGAATCAGGGCCATGTGGGTGATAGAAGCATTTTTGCCAACCCAAACCGAGTATTCATTGCTATCATCGCCTATGACTCGGCCTTGCTCCAAACCGTGAATGACGACACCATCTTGAATATTAGTATTTTCACCAATATAAAAAGGTGTGCCTTCATCGGCTCTAATTGAAGTTCCTGGAGCAACGATTACATTTGCACCTATGTGGACATCCCCAATAATGTTGGAAAAAGAGTGTACAAATGCGGTTTCATGGATTTCTGCTTCCGCTAAACTCCTTGACCACGGGGTTGGGGGAGCCGCCGTGCTGCGGACTGCCATTGCGAGATTCCTCCTAAATTAAGTGTCAATAGTCTGTATTCCATAGTTCATAGTCCATAGTCCATTGCTCATAATTTTGAGTCTGTTGACTATGACTATTGACTTTTGACTTTTGACTACCTGTATTGGTCTTTTTTGCTATAAATGAGACGATCTTCTACGTAAATAGTATCAATTATCGCCACCACTGCTGCATCCAAAGGACGCTGCTCACTCCCAGGTACTTGACGCGCCGCACTACCACGACTGATCAGTACCCATTCGTCTACCCCTGCACCTACGTTATCTGCTGCTACCTCGTATTTTTGCAGGAGGTTTCCTTCTTCATCTACTAATTGCAACAACAGTAGCTTCACACCTCTGAGACTAGGTTCTTTTTGTGTGCTAACTACTGTGCCACGAACTTTAGCGATTTGCATTACTCAACTATGGTCTTCTGCCGAAGGGACGAATTGCGTTCACATTTTCCCGGAATTGCTCTACATCTTCGGTATAACGAATTGGGAGAACATATTCTAAGTTCTCGTGAGGACGCGCAATGATGTGTGTAGACAAAACTTGTCCACCATTGACGCGCTTCACTGATTCAACCCCTGCGCCTACAGAAGCTTGTACTTCCGATACATCGCCTCTCACAATTACGGTAACTCGACCACTACCAATTTTTTCGTAGCCTACCAAGGTGACACGAGCAGCTTTTACCATCGCATCTGCTGCTTCTACCACTGCGGGAAAGCCTAGCGTTTCTACCATTCCTACTGCAATTGACATTCTTTTTGATTCCTGAATAAACTTTCTAGCTTTGAATTTCCATTGACGCTCAAGAAGGCAACCCCGTTAATGAGTTTTTCTACTCAGCTTTTAGGTACGGAACTGTTCCACAGCTTCCGTGTAACGAATCGGTAAGACGTATTCTAGGTTCTCATGGGGGCGGGCAATGATGTGTGTAGATACAACTTCACCACCATTGACTCTTCTGGCTGCTTCAATTCCAGCTGCTACTGAGGCTTGTACCTCAGATACATCTCCCCGCACAATTACAGTAACTCTAGCACTACCGATTTTTTCATATCCTACCAAAGTTACGCGTGCAGCTTTCACCATCGCGTCAGCTGCTTCTACTACTGCGGGAAATCCCTTGGTCTCAATCATTCCAACTGCAATTGGCATCCCATATCTCCTAAAAAATTAATCCAATCAGTACTGCGGTTTGAAAATTTTGCCGGGGAAGCTCATCTTGAGCTACAAAAACACTTCCAAACTAAGCATAGAAAAGGTTGGCATCTCTGGCAATATAAATTAGTATAATAGTTTATAATAAAAAAGTTTTAAAAAACTTAACAAAAATTTGTACCTGTGTTCTTTTCAATCAAATTTTACGGATTACTATAGCAACCACTTGTGCTTTATAATTTTTTTATTACATTTACAAAAAGATATTCATAATCGAGGCTAATCCTGTCTGGCAAAGGAAGATGAGAGTCTGTAATTTTTGCTGTCTCTGGTTTTCCTACAGTTTGTAGTAGGGATCAAGGGTAAATGAAAAACATATAAGAATATATAAGTTTTCTAAATATGCTCTATAAATTTATGTTCTCAAGGTAGAAACGAAGAGTTTAAATCACAGAAAATATGCAGAATGCAAAGGCTTTACCACAAATCAACTTGACTTTAATAGCAGTTTTCGTAGGGGATAGTTAAGTAAAATATACTCATCAAAGATTTTAATAAAAAAATTAAAAAAAGTATAGTTTTTGAAACAACTTAATTTGTTTTAGTAAATCATGGGTTTAAGGGGTTTAAGGAAATTTAAGGCTGAGTCTTCAAGGAAAATCAATAAATGAATGAGTTTCTATTTACAACAAGTTGGTGTATGCCTTTTTATAGTTTGTTAGGCGCACTCATCACATTGCCGTGGAGTATAGGTATTATCCGACGAACAGGGCCAAGACCTGCCGCGTATTTCAACTTGTTGACTACCCTTTTGGCTTTTGCTCATAGCCTTTTAGTGTTTAAAGATATTTGGAACAGAGAACAAGAAACCTGGGTAATTACTTGGTTTCAAGCGGCGGATTTAAATTTATCCTTTGCTTTGGAAATTTCACCAGTTAGTATTGGGGCAACAGTATTAATCACAGGGCTGAGTCTCCTAGCGCAAATCTATGCTCTAGGTTACATGGAAAAGGACTGGGCTTTAGCAAGATTTTTTGGACTGATAGGATTTTTTGAAGCTGCACTGAGTGGTTTAGCTTTTAGTGACTCTTTATTTCTCAGCTACGCACTATTGGAAGTTTTGACACTTTCTACATACTTGCTGGTGGGATTTTGGTACGCACAGCCCCTAGTAGTGACAGCAGCACGAGATGCGTTTTGGACAAAACGTGTAGGAGATTTATTACTACTAATGGCGGTAGTAACACTTTCCACCTTAGCGGGTAGTTTGAATTTTTCTGACTTATATGAGTGGGCGCAAACAGCGACTTTAGACCCAGTAACCTCAGCATTGTTGGGCTTGGCTTTGATTGCTGGGCCAGCAGGTAAATGCGCTCAGTTTCCCTTGCATATGTGGTTAGATGAAGCAATGGAAGGCCCTAACCCAGCTTCAGTCATGCGGAACTCTTTGGTGGTAGCGGGTGGTGCTTATATATTGTATAAACTACAACCTATATTAGCTCTCTCACCTGTTGCATTGAACGCTTTACTGATTATAGGTAGCGTGACAGCAGTGGGAGCTAGTTTAGTGGCTCTAGCCCAAACGGATATTAAGCGAGCTTTATCCCATTCTACTAGTGCTTATATGGGATTGGTATTCTTGGCAGTGGGCTTAGAACAGGGGGGTGTAGCCCTGATGTTGTTGTTAACCCATGCGATCGCAAAAGCATTATTATTTATGAGTTCTGGCTCAGTCATTTTTACTACCCACAGTCAAGATTTGACAGAAATGGGTGGTTTATGGTCTAAAATGCCGGCAACTACTACAGCCTTTATCGTTGGTTCAGCCGGGATGGTGACAATATTACCACTGGGTAGCTTTTGGGCAATGCTAGCCTGGGCTGATGGCTTAGTGAGAGTTTCCCCTTGGGTGATTGCCATTTTAATCTTAGTCAACGGGTTAACCGCCTTAAACTTGACACGGGTGTTCAGATTAGTATTTTGGGGTCAACCGCAACAAAAAACCCGCCGCGCCCCGGAAGTCGGCTGGACGATGGCTTTCCCAATGGTATCACTGACAATTCTGACGTTAATCTTACCTCTAATGCTACAGCAATGGTACTTATTGCCAGCTTGGGAAAGCATTGATTGGTATGTGGTTTTAGTATTGGTTTCTTCTACAGTCGCTGGGGTAGTCATCGGGTCAACCATTTATCTGCACAAAGCTTGGTCTAGGTCAAGAATCATGGGTTGGCGAATGATGCAAGACTTATTGGGTTATGACTTTTACATTGACCGAATTTATCGCCTCACCATAGTGAGTGCAGTATCCATACTATCGAAAATTTCCGCGTGGAGCGATCGCTATTTAGTTGATGGCTTAGTAAACTTAGTCGGTTTCGCCACGATTTTCAGTGGTCAAGGCTTAAAGTACAGCATTTCTGGTCAATCCCAAGGATATATGTTGACCATCCTAGCGGTAGTCAGCGTCCTAGGCTTTTTCATTAGCTGGTCATTAGGCTTACTAGATAAGTTGCCTTTTTGAGAGTTCTTAATGAGTGCTGAGTAATGAGTGCTGAGTAATGAGTAATGAGTAATGAGTAATGAGTGCTGAGTATTGAGTATTGAGTGGAAAACTGGAAGAGAGGAAAGTTAAAAGTATTTATTTATAACCTGTCCCCAGTCCCCAGTCCCCAGTCCCCAGTCCTCAGAGGTTCTTTAATTTTGAATTTTGAATTTTGAATTTTGAATTTTGAATTGAATAGTCACCTGTCACCTGTCCCCTTCTTTATGCTAAGTGTCTTAATTTTTGCCCCATTATTGGGTGCGCTGTTAGTTGGTTTATTCCCTGCTGGCGTGAATGGGAAAATTTCCCGGAGTATCGCGTTGATTGTTGCAGGATTAATTTTCTTGTGGACTGTCATATTGGCTAGCCAGTTCAATCCAGGGGAAGTTAATCAACAGTTTAGTGAGTTTTTACCCTGGATAGATGCGTTGGGATTGAATTATAATCTAGGAGTAGATGGGCTATCCTTGCCTTTGCTGTTGTTGAATGGATTATTGACTGGCATAGCTATCTACAGCACCGATGAATCTCTACAACGTCCTCGGTTTTATTACTCCTTGATTTTGGTGTTGAGTGCTGGAGTAGCCGGAGCATTTATTGCTCAAGATTTACTGCTATTTTTCTTGTTTTACGAGTTGGAATTGATTCCCCTATATCTGCTAATTGCTATTTGGGGTGGTGCGAAAAGAGGTTACGCCGCTACAAAATTTCTCATCTATACTGCGCTTTCGGGAATATTGATTTTAGCTAGTTTCTTGGGTATGGTATGGCTGAGTGGTGCTGATACCTTTGCTTTATCAGCATTCGATGCTCAATCTCTACCGTTAGCAACCCAATTGCTACTCCTAGGGGGAATTTTAATTGGTTTTGGCATCAAAATGCCCCTAGTTCCCTTTCACACTTGGCTACCAGATGCTCACGTAGAAGCTTCTACGCCGATTTCTGTGTTACTGGCTGGTGTATTGTTGAAATTGGGGACTTATGGCTTGTTGCGGTTTGGTATGGACTTGTTACCAGATGCTTGGGCATATTTAGCCCCTTGGTTAGCAGTTTGGGCAGTGGTGAGTGTGTTGTATGGCTCATCCTGTGCGATCGCTCAAACTGACATGAAGAAAATGGTAGCCTATAGTTCTATTGGTCACATGGGCTATATCTTACTCGCCGCCGCAGCCGCCACACCATTAAGCACTTTGGGTGCTGTCATGCAGATGATTAGCCACGGGTTAATTTCTGCCATGCTGTTTTTATTAGTGGGGGTTGTGTATAAAAAGGCTGGTAGCCGTGATTTAAATGTGATTCGTGGACTACTGAATCCAGAACGGGGTATGCCTTTAATTGGTAGCTTGATGATTATAGGTGTAATGGCTAGTGCTGGTACTCCGGGAATGGTAGGATTTATTTCAGAATTTATTGTATTTCGCGGCTCTTTTGCTGTATTCCCGGTACAAACTCTGGTATCAATGCTGGGTACAGGTTTAACGGCGGTTTACTTTTTAATTCTCGTCAACCGTGCCTTTTTCGGACGCTTGTCTGAGCAAGTGATCAACCTACCTAGAGTTTACTGGAGCGATCGCATTCCTGCCTTTATCTTAGCTGCCCTGATTGTCGTTTTTGGTATCCAACCTGGTTGGTTAGTACATTGGTCTGAACCCACTATCACCGCTATGGTAAACGTAGAACATACAGTTGCCACTGTTTCTTTAGAGACAACAAAAAGCCAAAACTAAATGTTTGGAATAAGGGTGTGGGGGTGTGGGGGTGTAGGGGTGTAGGGGAAAGAAAAAATATCAATTATTCTTCCCTTATACCCTTACACCTTCTGAACAGGAAAAGTCTTGTTATTAGTAAATAAATTACCAAGTATCAACTATCTAGTAATTAACAAACATAATTTTAAAAAAATATCTTTATTTCTTGGAGAATTAAAATGGTAACTATTAAAAAGAAACAAAATCATAATCCTTTAGCTGAGTATATTAAACGCCTCCAAACAGGACAAGCGTTACTGGCAGACAGTCCACAAAATGTCTTAGAAGTTGTAGGTATTCTCAAAAGCTATGGGGTAATTATAGATGCTTATTCAAATAACTTGATTTATATTTCTGAAAATCAGTTTTTAGTATTTTTCCCATTTTTTAAATATTTTAATGGTGAAATTAATTTACCAAAATTACTTCGTCATTGGTGGCATGACAGAATTAATTTTGAATATGCAGAATATTGCATGAAAGCCATGATGTGGCATGGTGGCGGCGGTTTAGATGCTTATTTAGATACTAAAGAATTTCAAGAAAGAGCAGAAGCAGTTATCAAAGCAAAATTTGGCATCAATCCCTTGATAATGGGTTTGAATCAACTGTTTCCCGACTTTTTAACTGAACAGTTACGGATGTCTGCTTACTACAGTGGGTTGGGACAATTTTGGCGGGTCATGGCTGATATTTTTCTGAACTTATCAGACCGCTATGACCGAGGTGAAATTAAAACTATTCCCGATGTTGTAGAACATATTAAGGCGGGGTTAGTAGCGGATGCTTTAAGGCCAATTGCCTACGCGGTGAAAATTAACAAAAAAGTCTATGAAATTATTCCTCAAAGTTTGGGGTTGACTTTTTTAGCAGATACCGCAATACCTTATGTAGAAGCAGTATTCTTTAGAGGTACGCCATTTTTAGGAACAGTTTCATACAATGCCCAAGGTTATCAAGTTCCACCTGATCAATCTCGATTCCAATATGGGGCATTATACGCTGATCCGTTACCTATTGGTGGTGCAGGTATTCCGCCTACCCTGTTAATGCAGGATATGCGTCATTATCTACCAGAGTATCTGCACGAAATTTATCGGCGAGGTTTACGGGGAGAGGATGATTTGCGTGTGCAGATTTGTATGACTTTCCAAAAATCTATGTTTTGTGTAACTACAGCAGCGATTTTGGGATTGATGCCTTATCCTGCGGATAGTGAGGAAGCATCTGAGCAAGAGGCTAATCGAGTTTATTTAGAAAAATGGATGGATAGGTTACAAACTTCCCAGTTGCTGAATGTGAATAAGTAAGGTTGTGGGGGTAAATTTAAACGCAGAGGGGGAAGGAGGTAGGCGCAGAGTCTCGCAGAGAATTAGGCTTCTGGTTCAACGCCCAAAGAACGCAATTGAGCAATCAGGCGATCGTTTCGTTGACGTTCCTGTTCGGCTCTTTCCTCACCAGTCAACAACAAATTACCTTGCGAATCCCACCAGCGTAGCCAAGGTAATTCGGCGTTTTGATATTCGCCCTGCCAAATGCCTAACTCAACTCCCAAGGGCAGAATAGGATAATGTCCATGCTCAGTTGCTGCTAATAACTGATATTGCCCACCAATTAATTCATAAACTTCCACGCTGGCTTTATTGACTTCATAAATGCCATAGAAGGGAGGACGAATTACCTGCTCATAAATCCAAAATTTGCCCTTCCAAGGGGTTTTGTCTCGTTCTTCACTACCATCGCCAGAGACAAATTCCAATGCAATCAATGGGGCAATAAACTCTCTCCACAGTACATAAGACCTTCGTGTTTGTCCATCCAGCAATGCCGGTACATTCCCTACATAAAACCAATCTGGTGCTTCTGCGCCTTTTTCTGGGGGGTCAGTTAAACGCCAGTAAATGCCTAAGTCTTGACCAATACAATATTGCCCATCAGGATGTAATTGTTTGAGTACTGGTGTAATTGAATCCGTCAATAAAATGCTTTGAGGATGTTCTTGCCAATTTTTCACGAATGTACCATCAGACTCTGGTAGCTGCGTATGGTCGGGAAATGGGGTGAGGTCAGTATCTAGATTAGTTGCAGAGGTCATAAGATTACCTTTGCAGAGGGTAAGGGTTGTTTTTTAGTTTAACGTGAGTGAGATGAGTTAGGAGGGTGCGTCAGTATGAATAATTTCTAGCTGTAGAGAGACTTTCTCACACTGACGCACCCTACCCTACTTACCCGCCCTAACCTACTATTGTCCTCACAAAGGTCATTCAAGCGTTAACTCTCTCTTGTGTGAAAATGAGTACAAATATTTTGGGAGTTGCAAAGATGGCTTGGGTAGCAGGTGATCAGTTGCAGGGTGGCAAATACACGATTGAAAAGGAGTTGGGAAGGGGACGGTTTGGTATTACATATCTGGTTAAAAACAGGAATAGCGATCGCCTAGTTATTAAAACTATAAATGATAACCTGCTTCAATCTCTTAGTCAGCCGCAACGCGAACGACTAGAGAATATGTTTTTGCAAGAGGTGACTAATCTTACCCGGTGTCAGCATCCGCATATTGTGAAGTTTAAAACACCCTTTAGAGAAGGAGAGTATCCGTGTCTGGTAATGGAGTATGTCGGTGAAGATAGTTTGGCTAATCTTCGTCCAGCAATCCTTTCGGAACAAGACGCACTACGTTACATTCAGCAAATTGGGGAAGCTCTGATAGTAGTACATCAAAATGAACTGATTCATCGGGATGTGCGTCCAGAAAATATCCTGTTGCGGAAGCGAGACGGGAATTTAGAAGCGGTGTTAATTGATTTTGGTTTAGCTCTTGATTTTGATTACATTTTAACCACAAGCCGGACTCAAGAAACATCCGCCGGATTTACACCATCTGAGCTTTCTACTAAAGGTACGATAGCCAAGGCGTATAGCGATGTTTATTCACTAGCGGCTACTCTTTATAAACTGCTGACGGGGAGAACGCCTGTGGATGCAGTCAAGCGCAAATTAGACGGTGAGCATTTAGTTTCCCCAAAAGAATACAATTCTCAGATTAGCGATCGCACCAACAAGGCAATTTTAACAGGGATGCAACTAGATCCCAAACAGCGATCGCAATCGATGAGAGAATGGCTAGATTTATTAACTCAGCCTGAGATAACTGTTACATCTAACACCAAGTCAAATTGGGAACGCAACATTCAGGTTTGGGGAATTATTATAGCTGCGATCGCCGCTATTGGAGGTTTACTCGGAGGACTAGCTGGCTGGATTCCCATTTTTAAAACCACTCCATCTCCTAGCCCATCATTAGTGTCTCCTACTCCATCATCTAGCCAAACTCCGTAGAATTAGCTAAACTCTTATCATCATACTGGCTTTGAACTAATTATTTTTACTCAGAGGTATTCATGCCCTGGATAAAAGGACAAAAATTACAAAATGGTAAATATGTAATTGAGAAAGTCCTGGGACAAGGGGGATTTGGGATTACTTATAAAGCACAGCAAGTTGGGCTAAATCGTGCAGTTGTTATTAAAACACCAAACGAACATCTCAGCTATGATCCAGAGTATGAAAAATACGTAGAGCGATTTATTCAAGAAGGGAAAATACTGGCGCGTCTATCTCAAGATCCCCATCCTCATATTGTAGGAGTAATTGATCTGTTTGTAGAAGGTAATACTCACTGTTTAGTCATGCACTTTGTAGAAGGGGAAAATTTGTTTGAGGTTATAAAACGCAGAGGGGCGTTACCAGAATCCGAGATTGTGCGCTGTATCTGTCAGATTGGGGAAGCCTTGACGATGGTACATCAAGCAGGGCTAGTACACCGAGATGCCCACCCAGGAAACATCATGCTGCGGAAGAATGGTAAAGCAGTTTTAATTGATTTTGGTATTGCCAAGGAACTCTTGCCTCAAACGTTGAGTTCAACGGGTAATGTAGGTAACAAAGGATTTGCACCCTATGAACAGATGACTAGAGGTAGTCGAGAGCCAACAGTTGATGTTTACTGTCTCACTGCTACACTGTATTATGCAGTCACAGGTCAACCACCAATAAATTCTCTAGCTCGTAAGTTAGATAATATTCCCCTCCAGCCACCTAAACAAATTATTCCTCGTATTAGCGAACAATTAAATCAAGCAATACTCAAGGGTATGGCACTGGAGGCACAAGATCGCCCCCAGTCAATGAAAGCATGGTTGGCAATGTTAGAAGCACCAAAAGCAGCACCTCCGCCTCCTGTTGAACCAGTTCATAAAAAAGAAGTTGTTAGTCCTAAACCCAAGATAAAGTTAGAAATTTCTCCACGTAAAGCAATTACTAAGTCACCTAGAATTATTCCCTGGGGCTGGTTGATTGGTATATTATTCAGTTACCTATTGATAGGCTACCTTTTAGTTGCGTCTAACGCTCCGTTCTGGGTTTGGGCTGGGGCTGGGGCTTTGGCTTTGGCTGGGGCTTTGGCTGGGGTAGGGGCTGTAGCTGGGGCTTTGGCTGGGGTAGGGGCTGTAGCTGGGGCTTTGGTTCTTGTGGCTGGGGCTTTGGTTCTTGTGGCTGGGGCTGTAGCTTCGGCTGTGGCTGTAGCTTGGGCTGTGCCTATAGCTTGGGCTGTGGCTGTAGCTTGGGCTGTGCCTATAGCTTGGGTTGGAGAAAAATTACAAACATCCTTTAGCCAGTTTCATACTTTTTTGATTTTGGTTACTACTTCCCTTTTTGGCTTGGGTTTGGGGCTGCTAGTACACCGAGTTTTTAACGGAGTCTCATAACTTCCTCAATGTTGAAGTTTGTGAGGGACAAAGAAGTTCGTAGTAATGACTTTAGTCCTTAAATGAGGACTAAAGTCCTCACTACAAACCAGTGCAATCTCGCTCATCAACAGCATCATCTAATAAATATTCTTTCGTTAGGACATTAAGTTTTAATAATATCGCTCAATAAAGTCTAATTCAGAACCCGTAAAATTTGATTCAGACTTCTGGTTCAACGCCAAGCGACCTTAATTGAGCAATCAGGCGTTCATTGCGTTGACGTTCTTGTTCTGCTCGTTGGCGTTCCTGTTCTGCTCTTTCCTCACCCGTCAACAACAAATTCCCCTGCGAATCCCACCAGCGTAGCCAAGGTAATTCCATATTCTGATATTCACCTTGCCATATACCCAACTCCACACCTAAAGGATGTATGGGATAATGTCCACGTTCATTGGCTGGTAATAATTGATATTGTCCATCAATTAAGTGATAGACTTCTACGCTGGCTTTATTTACTTCATAAATACCGTAAAAAGCCGGATGGATTACCTGCTCATATATCCAAAATTTACCCTTCCACGGGGTTTTGTCTCGTTCTTCACTACCATCCCCAGACACAAACTCTAATGCAATCAATGGTGCAATAAACTCGCGCCACAACACATAAGACCTGCGGGGTTGCCTATCCAGGGAAGGTGGTACATTTCCTACATAAAACCAATCTGGTGCTTCTGCGCCTTTCTCTGGGGGGTCAGTTAAACGCCAGTAAATCCCCAAGTCCTGACCTATACAATATTGACTATCAGGATGTAATTGTTTGAGTACTGGTGTAATTGAGTCCGTCAATAAAATACTTTGGGGATGTTCTTGCCAATTTTTCACAAATGTCCCATCAGAGTCTGGTAGCTGCGTATGGTCGGGAAATGGGGTGAGGTCAGTATCTAGATTAGTTGCAGAGGTCATAAGATTACCTTTGCACAGGGTAAGGGTTATTTTTTAGTTTAGCAGTGGGAAGGGGAGAAGGGTTAAGGCTGTGGTTTTTGTTAACCTACACACTCCCCTTTAAAATCAGAAATGCAGGGTGTTTTCATACAACTAGAGAAAAAATAAACCTAGCTTTCAAAGCCTCTCCCCCCGTGGGGGAGAGGTTTGGAGAGGGGTCAAAATCTCGGCTACAAAACGAAAAATCAAAACTTATGGATTTTTCTTTTTTCGTATGAAACCACCCTGCCCTGTAAAATCAGAAATGCGATCGCCTAGCCTACTTCGCTACAACTAAATCAACAGGCTTCACACCCGCCAAATCTAAAATTTGAGGAATCAAATCTTCCCGCTTGACTGCCATCATGTGGACACCATGACACAATTTTCGCGCTATCTGCACTTGTTCGGCGGCAATTTTTACACCTTCTTCTAGTGGGTCTTTGGCTGTTGCTAACCTCTCAATAATATGCTGGGGTATATTTACACCAGGAACGCACCTATTAATAAATTGAGCATTTTTTGCTGATTTCAATAGAAAAATTCCCGCCAAAATTGGTTTGTTATGGGTTGAAGCTATCTTATCCATGAACTTTTCTAGTTTTTCAAAATCAGTAATTAATTGACTTTGAAAAAATTGCGCCCCTGCTTCAATTTTACGTTCAAAGCGACTTTGCAAACCTGACCAACTGGCACACTGCGGGTCTACGGCTGCACCTGCAAATAAATCTGTTGCACCATCAGTCAAGGATTTATCGTTGCAATCGACACCTTGATTCATTTTCCGAATTAGTTGTAATAGTCGCACTGCTTCTAAATCAAAGACGGCTTTGGCTTCAGGATGATCGCCTGCTTTTACTGGGTCGCCAGTCAAAGCTAAAATATTACGAATACCCAAAGCGTGTGCGCCCATGAGGTCGGCTTGTAAACCGATACGGTTGCGATCGCGGCAAGCCATCTGACAAATTGGTTCAATCCCATTTTGTAACAAAATAACTGAAGCTACCAACGAAGACATCCGCAAAACTGCACGGCTACCATCGGTAATATTGACAGCATGAACCCTCCCCTTAAGAGTCGCCGCCATTTCAATCATGTGGGTG from Nostoc sp. UHCC 0870 includes these protein-coding regions:
- a CDS encoding serine/threonine protein kinase — protein: MPWIKGQKLQNGKYVIEKVLGQGGFGITYKAQQVGLNRAVVIKTPNEHLSYDPEYEKYVERFIQEGKILARLSQDPHPHIVGVIDLFVEGNTHCLVMHFVEGENLFEVIKRRGALPESEIVRCICQIGEALTMVHQAGLVHRDAHPGNIMLRKNGKAVLIDFGIAKELLPQTLSSTGNVGNKGFAPYEQMTRGSREPTVDVYCLTATLYYAVTGQPPINSLARKLDNIPLQPPKQIIPRISEQLNQAILKGMALEAQDRPQSMKAWLAMLEAPKAAPPPPVEPVHKKEVVSPKPKIKLEISPRKAITKSPRIIPWGWLIGILFSYLLIGYLLVASNAPFWVWAGAGALALAGALAGVGAVAGALAGVGAVAGALVLVAGALVLVAGAVASAVAVAWAVPIAWAVAVAWAVPIAWVGEKLQTSFSQFHTFLILVTTSLFGLGLGLLVHRVFNGVS
- a CDS encoding Uma2 family endonuclease, with protein sequence MTSATNLDTDLTPFPDHTQLPESDGTFVKNWQEHPQSILLTDSITPVLKQLHPDGQYCIGQDLGIYWRLTDPPEKGAEAPDWFYVGNVPALLDGQTRRSYVLWREFIAPLIALEFVSGDGSEERDKTPWKGKFWIYEQVIRPPFYGIYEVNKASVEVYELIGGQYQLLAATEHGHYPILPLGVELGIWQGEYQNAELPWLRWWDSQGNLLLTGEERAEQERQRNDRLIAQLRSLGVEPEA
- a CDS encoding CO2 hydration protein; protein product: MVTIKKKQNHNPLAEYIKRLQTGQALLADSPQNVLEVVGILKSYGVIIDAYSNNLIYISENQFLVFFPFFKYFNGEINLPKLLRHWWHDRINFEYAEYCMKAMMWHGGGGLDAYLDTKEFQERAEAVIKAKFGINPLIMGLNQLFPDFLTEQLRMSAYYSGLGQFWRVMADIFLNLSDRYDRGEIKTIPDVVEHIKAGLVADALRPIAYAVKINKKVYEIIPQSLGLTFLADTAIPYVEAVFFRGTPFLGTVSYNAQGYQVPPDQSRFQYGALYADPLPIGGAGIPPTLLMQDMRHYLPEYLHEIYRRGLRGEDDLRVQICMTFQKSMFCVTTAAILGLMPYPADSEEASEQEANRVYLEKWMDRLQTSQLLNVNK
- a CDS encoding serine/threonine protein kinase; translation: MAWVAGDQLQGGKYTIEKELGRGRFGITYLVKNRNSDRLVIKTINDNLLQSLSQPQRERLENMFLQEVTNLTRCQHPHIVKFKTPFREGEYPCLVMEYVGEDSLANLRPAILSEQDALRYIQQIGEALIVVHQNELIHRDVRPENILLRKRDGNLEAVLIDFGLALDFDYILTTSRTQETSAGFTPSELSTKGTIAKAYSDVYSLAATLYKLLTGRTPVDAVKRKLDGEHLVSPKEYNSQISDRTNKAILTGMQLDPKQRSQSMREWLDLLTQPEITVTSNTKSNWERNIQVWGIIIAAIAAIGGLLGGLAGWIPIFKTTPSPSPSLVSPTPSSSQTP
- a CDS encoding methylenetetrahydrofolate reductase, whose amino-acid sequence is MEHNHSPSYSTLNNFRQAAQAGEFLVTAEVAPPKGGNPTHMIEMAATLKGRVHAVNITDGSRAVLRMSSLVASVILLQNGIEPICQMACRDRNRIGLQADLMGAHALGIRNILALTGDPVKAGDHPEAKAVFDLEAVRLLQLIRKMNQGVDCNDKSLTDGATDLFAGAAVDPQCASWSGLQSRFERKIEAGAQFFQSQLITDFEKLEKFMDKIASTHNKPILAGIFLLKSAKNAQFINRCVPGVNIPQHIIERLATAKDPLEEGVKIAAEQVQIARKLCHGVHMMAVKREDLIPQILDLAGVKPVDLVVAK
- a CDS encoding Uma2 family endonuclease, whose product is MTSATNLDTDLTPFPDHTQLPDSDGTFVKNWQEHPQSILLTDSITPVLKQLHPDSQYCIGQDLGIYWRLTDPPEKGAEAPDWFYVGNVPPSLDRQPRRSYVLWREFIAPLIALEFVSGDGSEERDKTPWKGKFWIYEQVIHPAFYGIYEVNKASVEVYHLIDGQYQLLPANERGHYPIHPLGVELGIWQGEYQNMELPWLRWWDSQGNLLLTGEERAEQERQRAEQERQRNERLIAQLRSLGVEPEV